Part of the Trypanosoma brucei gambiense DAL972 chromosome 8, complete sequence genome, TAAAACCAAGGTGTCGGACACACTTGCCGAAGCCGGAGGGTAGTGACTATCAGTTTGAAAAAAGGTGCCGGTGATTCTTAGCAGAGAGAATACAAAAATAGCATCTAGCATAACAAGGACTTTTCAAAAGCCACGACCTCAAAGTATCTCTACCTTTTGGTCATAGCCAAAGGCGACAGTAAAAACAGCCCGGTTAAAAAACAGCGAGAGGAAATTAACACTTTCTATCACAACGAAATATCCCTGCACATCTCTACAGTGAGAAAGGACACAATCAACAGTCACAAAGCTGTTAAAAGACAACTTTAAGTTAACAGAGCTCAAACGGTGGAAACATCTTCAAGAACCCTAACTAGTTCAGCCCCTCAAAGAGCACTAGAAGGCCATGATGACGGTATTCATATCACCAAAGAAAATAGCAATAATAGCGGCAGTCTTATGCAGCAACATAAACCTTGCAGACGCAAAAGCCGACGCCGGAGTCAATGCAGCGACTTTCCACGCCCTTTGCTCAGCATTACAGCTCTGCGATGGCCAAATAACAGTGCAGCCATCAATTGTCGCAAAGCCTAAACCACCCACAGAAATATACAACCTCAACATGACCTTAGCAGATGAAAGCTGGCAGAAAACTCTATATAAGGCGGGGAAGGATAGCGAGCCACCCACAGCGGCAGATCAACCGGCGAACCTCAACgaagaatggaaaaaaatggTCGACGTGGACAACTGCCGCTATAGCTGCCAACAGCAAAGGTGAGgcagacaaaataaaaaaagagcacgGACTAGACACAACAGCAGCCAGTCAGATACGAGAAATTAGTGTTGAAATCAGCCAAATCGCAGATGCAGCATTCGACGTCTACTCAGCGGCGGCAAACAGCGAAGGAACCAAAAGCGACGAGGACATAATAAAGGAGCTGAGAACTGCGCTAACAGGTGACGGCAAAACGGGGAGCGAACCCGTTGATAGCCCAAAGGCGTTCAGCACAACAGCCCAGACCTACGAGCAAGCATATGAAACCGGAACACCAGCAGCAACGAAAACAGCGCTCGGCGCCCTATTTTGCCTTTGCGTGGTGCCAAACACACAAAGCAACAAACCGTGTATAGCAGAGTACACACATCCAACCTGGTCGCCCAGCAACGAACCACAGGCTACAACTTACAGCAAACTACGCAAAATGTgccaacaaaggaaaagcacTACTATAACAGTGGCAAAGgtgacagcagcagcagaagccatCGACAGTAAAATGGTGGGCAAAACAAGCGCCGCTATGCTAGGCGAACCGGTGGCCACTTGCGACGGATCAGATACCGGAGCTTGCATAAAATACACCGGCGCAGCAGCCACGGACGTCGTTGACTTCGACAAAATACTGTggttaaaaaatgaaaacggtAGCGCAATGGCTACAACAGAGAGAGCAACGAAACGCAGCTAACAAGCTAGCAACGGAAGAACTCTAACGGCTAAAGAGACTAGTGTCTAAGATAGCAACTCACGCAACCCGCCGACCCAAGGCAACCCAAGCACACGTCCCACCTAGCACAACAAACACAGCTAACTCCTAGCCGCAACAAGAAACAGACTGCCCAACGATAACAAACCCAGATGAATGTAAACCAGACGCGGGCTGCAAATATAACTCTACAACTAACAAATGCGAAGAAGATCCTAAAAGCCATGttgcaaaaacaaaccaagAGGCAGCAAAGATCGACGGGGGTGTAAAATGCTCTGATTATGACACGAAAGACAAATGTGAAGCAGTCAACAAGGATGGCAAAAAGCATTGATTCAGGTTTTTGTATATAAGAAATTGGTTAGGATGgctgtttcttttgtaaGCTTGCTGTTTTACATTTTCTATAAATTCATGGTTTTTTAAGGATTCTTCCTTAATTTTTAAAACTAGGGGAATTTCAATGGTGACGCCGAACACCTAATCATGGTGCCAGGGTCTATTACTACGTCCAAGAGGAAGCCAAATACAAGCATTATACACGATCCAACAGAATTGGAGCGGGAAACAGGCTTTCGGCTACCAGAAAAGGAGCAAGCAGAAGCATCGGCACTCTGGggtgaagaaatatattATACTGCTCCTCTGCACGTGCGAGCGTTCCTCGATTGGGATACATAGGCTTATCATACTTCTTAGAGGAGATTTGGTACCGAATCTCTGTCCCATAATTCGTGGATCCCAATGAAATGCTTGGGATATCTCACAGGCGAAGTGGATCGCTTTAGAGAAGAAACTCCACCACAATATATTAGTCTTCTGTCTGGTGCAGGACGCACATTTGGCAGCAGAAGAGTGCCGCATATGAAAAATAAGTCTATACCAACAAATATGGATTAAACGTTCTCCCCATGTCGGTGGTGTATCGATTTTTTGTCAACGAGGGCGTGGAAGTCATCCAAGGTCtcaaagaggagaaaattCCGGAAAGAGTCTCGGAAACACTGATGTTTTCAGCTGATCTAATGTTAACTATAAAATCAGCTTACTTCccacagaagaaaaatatcACTACCTCCACGCTTGAGAGCCTCGCTAGCTCAAATGGAACACTAGTaatcttttttaattttcttcgtgcctccgtgagagtttccccccactggcgcgaccatcagccatcaccgtagagccctgagatgctatctgtccggcgactgtggcagagtctcccttttttattcagcctaacacactctctataatttttgttgtagttccgcagttgaacggaatacagcagatggggcgacaAGCCCccccaccccggactctccaaaagatgtcaattagcaatccttttgttttgatttttgttattcgtttattaatctctccccctctttctgtttctgttgcttgttgactgcataccccctctgtctctgagggtgtctggactattcctgcgtccggtgcttttcctgctagctccacactcggcaataaggggggaagttgcagaagggagagtgggttgtatgactgttaccttaggtgaggacttcacctgtggccggctccgttcaaccgcaatgagaaactgcgccagcatTTTAgtgaaacatacatcctccacacacacacacacacacaccctctaCCGCAAACCCGACACGTAACttcttcataccgtgcatcttctttcgatggagggtgaggccagttttgctagcacactgccttccgcatgtcgggcacaccaacatggatgtgtttgtatgcggggaatcagtggcacacaattttgtgcttttgctgcatttaagctcgactccctcacctttgtggaaagccttacagtgtcggatgagggagtccctgcaactgagcactttttggcacacaccacactgcacctcgccttccaccaggacgtcaacgtttccctcacgggcacgcttacgagggaattgcaccaacaccacggtaccgtcttCCGTCattatgctcttatgtttgaatttcttgtgcaGTGACAgagaagagcgtgtaccgaagctcgcctcgcacaggtcacattgaaacggcagcttccgtgtatcctgagaggctggcgctgctggggctgtaccatctccttgcactgagtcctcgttttCTCGCcaccttttcacgcggcaactaccgctgcctatgccatgtattgttctaaggtggtgtaatagtcggcctggcactgcgaatttggaggcacagatggtacaatgaagcacctgcggtctcatcgggactcgtgtgctcgatggtagagaaacgatcgccaccactgaagggggctccggggggatatccactataggtgttgcatcgccgtatttgatcctccggggggcatcagctcgcacaaagccatgtttgtttaccatgtgcgttacagcactctagcggcattggtatgtggcatcacattccgtacatttggtcggttcggaggttctctgaagagtgcgtgtcgcaacagttggggccgtttgtatttttggtcctatcgctgcatgttgcgggttgcacaatcggcactgtggaggcacactcgggttgatctttcgcaatatccatccatagtgccttgaagacccaacccgaaagcgtgccagtgccgtttcttcttccctcgtcagttcttctttatgttttgttggaaagtggttgcccgtgataccaaacctatgagtgttctcatggacttcttccgacctaagcactcgcctcgcataagcaatgatgtcggggatccatgtgtctcgcaactgtggtaaatctgcggcctttttcgccatgtcatcgcaaacctcattccgtttcacgccacaatggccaaacgcaaattgcagtcgtatacgcaccttccttctctgaacttgaagcagaagcctccacagtcgtcttagaattgggtccgttacggctagggggcctgttcTGCaatgctgttaacattgaaagcgagtcagagaagatggacaacctgctcggtgtgcttctgtatgccagaagccatttcagcagccgttacagtcctatctcttatgttacgcattccgctctgtaactgcatgaaagttcccctgctccggtcttggATGCACatatcagcgtgttgtttctatagagcagggcagctgctccggacttttcaccgagggacacggatccatcagtccacagtTCGTaatgctctcgccgc contains:
- a CDS encoding variant surface glycoprotein (VSG), which codes for MKAGRKLYIRRGRIASHPQRQINRRTSTKNGKKWSTWTTAAIAANSKGEADKIKKEHGLDTTAASQIREISVEISQIADAAFDVYSAAANSEGTKSDEDIIKELRTALTGDGKTGSEPVDSPKAFSTTAQTYEQAYETGTPAATKTALGALFCLCVVPNTQSNKPCIAEYTHPTWSPSNEPQATTYSKLRKMCQQRKSTTITVAKVTAAAEAIDSKMVGKTSAAMLGEPVATCDGSDTGACIKYTGAAATDVVDFDKILWLKNENGSAMATTERATKRS